In Musa acuminata AAA Group cultivar baxijiao chromosome BXJ2-10, Cavendish_Baxijiao_AAA, whole genome shotgun sequence, a genomic segment contains:
- the LOC135624610 gene encoding FT-interacting protein 3-like — MKLAVEVVRAHRLKPVGRHGTTNPFVEVEFDGQRRRTATKLNDLNPSWNETLVFDVSDPLDLPDRTVDVSVFHERLSSSVDHRRRRRSFLGRVCLLGSSVASSRLDAALQLCPLDKRSLFFNVRGEITLRLYAVPDAYEAQAADGHRPLSSASAPTIVLESIPSSSTILESIPSTISAAETLPPKSTISVGEMMPPKKKNHRSFTKEKEWREFHSVGTPSATGKSQVSHTTGFLSNHERSHHRSPQSYYRANHDLAGPAVAASVQQAPPPKIEYAPPPKIEYGIVETQPPLAALMGYRLARNSDKIKSTYDLVEQMEFLFVRIVKARNLPAMDIVGSLDPYVVVKLGNFTNKTNHRERNRDPEWENVFAFSKGHIQAQRLEVVVKDKNFIKDDIVGDVAIELPEVPLRAPPDGPVAPQWYRLRKGNNRDDDAYRGEIMMAVWMGTQADEVYPDALHSDAHLLPLASIPHTRSKVYFSPRMSYLRVNVISAQDLKPSRPDPAIYIKVQLGAQLRWTLVSSDRSPNPTWKNEELMLVACEPFDEPLVLMVQDRLLPNKDETMAKLEIRKGAIRTRADHHKPFAPQWFNLDNPNGSSGSGNGSGYGKLQLRVYYDNNYHVIDESAHFCSDFQPSAKPLRKPNIGLLELGILNARDLAPLRSNNGAGRRVDAYCVAKYGPKWVRTRTILGTAEPRWNEQYSWDVHDPCTVLTVAVFNNGHVDGNNDAAKDDPLGKIRIRLSTLAIDSVYTHFYPLLAVHPSGLKKTGELHLGLRFTCTSWLNMLFLYVKPLYPKMHYKQPIPFKQMQYLRYQAKQTVAAKLARAEPPLGRDVVAYILDDASNTFSLRKGKTNWHRIRMLFSDVQAYLQWFDAVRSWTRPAVTTLVLLLFCVVAWTPSLILPSVFLHLFIVGAWNSRRRPRHPPHLDTNLSFAESAVPDELDEELDSYPSTRTNEMVMSRYDRLRMVASRVQSVVADLANHAERIQALLSWRDPRATAIFVVFAIIMAAVFYFLPFQLVVMLLGLYFMRHPKFRSKRPSTAYNFFRRLPSNADTFL; from the coding sequence ATGAAGTTGGCGGTGGAGGTAGTTCGAGCCCACCGCCTGAAGCCCGTAGGCAGGCATGGCACGACGAACCCCTTCGTCGAAGTGGAGTTCGATGGACAGAGACGCCGCACCGCGACCAAACTCAACGACCTCAACCCCTCGTGGAACGAGACCCTCGTCTTCGACGTCTCCGACCCTCTTGATCTCCCCGACCGCACCGTCGACGTCTCCGTCTTCCACGAGCGCTTATCCTCTTCCGTGGACCACCGCCGTCGCCGTCGCAGCTTCCTCGGCCGCGTTTGCCTCCTTGGATCCTCCGTGGCGTCCTCGCGCCTCGACGCCGCCCTCCAGCTCTGCCCCCTCGACAAACGCAGCCTCTTCTTCAACGTCCGTGGCGAAATAACCCTCCGCCTCTACGCCGTCCCTGATGCCTACGAAGCCCAAGCTGCCGACGGCCACCGTCCCCTCTCCTCCGCCTCTGCACCTACTATTGTTCTGGAATCCATTCCATCATCATCCACTATCCTCGAGTCCATTCCTTCCACCATATCCGCCGCCGAAACGCTGCCGCCCAAGTCCACCATATCCGTCGGCGAGATGATGCCGCCTAAGAAGAAGAACCATCGTTCGTTTACCAAGGAAAAGGAGTGGAGAGAGTTCCACTCTGTCGGGACCCCATCCGCGACAGGAAAGAGTCAAGTTAGCCATACAACAGGGTTCCTCTCGAACCACGAAAGGAGCCACCATCGCTCGCCGCAGTCTTATTACCGGGCGAACCATGACCTGGCGGGGCCAGCGGTGGCGGCATCAGTGCAGCAAGCTCCTCCGCCCAAAATTGAGTACGCTCCTCCGCCCAAAATTGAGTACGGGATCGTCGAGACCCAGCCGCCACTCGCGGCCCTCATGGGCTACCGGCTCGCCAGAAACAGCGACAAGATCAAAAGCACCTACGACCTCGTGGAGCAGATGGAGTTCCTCTTCGTCCGCATCGTCAAGGCCCGCAACCTCCCTGCCATGGACATCGTCGGCAGCCTCGATCCTTACGTCGTGGTGAAGCTTGGCAACTTCACCAACAAGACCAATCACCGGGAGCGAAACCGGGACCCGGAGTGGGAAAACGTCTTCGCCTTCTCCAAGGGCCACATCCAGGCGCAGCGCCTGGAGGTGGTGGTGAAAGACAAGAACTTCATCAAAGACGACATCGTGGGCGACGTCGCCATCGAGCTCCCCGAGGTCCCCTTGCGCGCTCCGCCGGATGGCCCCGTCGCCCCTCAGTGGTACAGGCTGCGGAAGGGGAACAACCGCGACGATGACGCCTACCGGGGGGAGATCATGATGGCCGTGTGGATGGGCACGCAGGCGGACGAGGTGTACCCGGACGCGTTGCACTCCGACGCTCACCTTCTTCCCCTGGCGAGCATCCCCCACACCCGCTCCAAGGTCTACTTCAGCCCCCGCATGAGCTACCTCCGGGTCAACGTCATCTCGGCCCAGGACCTTAAGCCGTCCCGCCCCGACCCGGCGATCTACATCAAGGTCCAGCTCGGTGCCCAGCTGCGGTGGACTCTCGTCTCCTCGGACCGCTCCCCGAACCCCACATGGAAGAACGAGGAGCTCATGCTCGTTGCCTGCGAGCCTTTCGACGAGCCGCTCGTGCTCATGGTCCAGGACCGTCTCCTGCCGAACAAGGACGAGACCATGGCCAAGCTGGAGATCCGCAAGGGAGCCATCCGCACCCGCGCCGACCACCACAAGCCCTTTGCCCCTCAGTGGTTCAACCTCGACAACCCAAAtggaagcagcggcagcggcaacggCAGCGGCTACGGCAAGCTCCAGCTTCGGGTCTACTACGACAACAACTACCATGTGATCGACGAATCCGCGCACTTCTGCAGCGACTTCCAGCCCTCCGCCAAGCCGCTCCGGAAGCCCAACATCGGATTACTCGAGCTCGGGATACTGAACGCCCGGGATCTTGCACCACTGAGGAGCAACAACGGCGCGGGCAGGAGAGTCGACGCGTACTGTGTCGCGAAGTACGGCCCCAAGTGGGTGCGCACACGGACGATCCTCGGCACGGCGGAACCCCGGTGGAACGAGCAGTACTCATGGGACGTCCACGACCCCTGCACGGTCCTCACCGTAGCCGTCTTCAACAACGGCCACGTCGACGGCAACAACGACGCCGCCAAAGACGATCCCCTCGGAAAGATCCGAATCCGGCTCTCGACGCTGGCGATTGACAGTGTCTACACTCACTTCTATCCTTTGCTAGCGGTGCATCCTTCCGGGTTGAAGAAGACCGGCGAGCTGCATCTGGGCCTCCGATTCACATGCACGTCGTGGCTGAACATGTTGTTCTTGTACGTCAAGCCTCTGTATCCCAAGATGCACTACAAGCAGCCCATCCCGTTCAAGCAGATGCAGTACCTCCGCTACCAGGCGAAGCAGACAGTGGCAGCGAAGCTGGCCCGGGCTGAGCCGCCGCTGGGGAGAGATGTGGTCGCATATATCCTCGACGATGCTTCCAACACGTTCAGCCTGAGGAAGGGCAAGACCAATTGGCATCGGATCAGGATGCTGTTCTCCGACGTCCAGGCCTACCTGCAATGGTTCGACGCTGTCCGGAGTTGGACCAGGCCGGCGGTGACCACTCTCGTCCTCCTGCTCTTCTGCGTCGTAGCCTGGACGCCGTCCCTGATCCTTCCCTCCGTATTCCTCCACCTGTTCATCGTGGGCGCCTGGAATTCCCGGCGTCGCCCGCGCCACCCGCCGCACTTGGACACGAATCTGTCGTTCGCCGAGTCGGCCGTCCCAGACGAGCTCGACGAGGAGCTAGATAGTTACCCGTCGACGAGGACGAACGAGATGGTCATGAGCAGGTACGACCGGCTGAGGATGGTCGCCAGTAGGGTGCAGTCGGTGGTGGCAGATCTGGCCAACCACGCGGAGAGGATACAGGCCTTGCTGAGCTGGAGGGATCCCCGGGCGACGGCCATCTTCGTAGTATTTGCCATCATAATGGCTGCAGTCTTCTATTTCCTGCCGTTCCAGTTGGTGGTGATGCTCCTGGGGCTGTACTTCATGCGCCACCCCAAGTTCCGGAGCAAGAGGCCCTCGACGGCCTATAACTTCTTCCGGAGGCTGCCGAGCAACGCCGATACATTTCTGTAA
- the LOC135624612 gene encoding nifU-like protein 2, chloroplastic encodes MMQPLVVPNPSPCTEAASSSAVAAFLPFRPLCSKESAFRGTRIPIATRGFRSQRASSFRWITRSRRPPVVKSIATQDPLVDLPLTAENVESVLDEVRPYLIADGGNVALHEIDGNIVRLKLQGACGSCPSSVMTMKMGIEHRLMEKIPEIVAVEPITDQETGLQLNEENIEKVLDEIRPYLAGTGGGELELVKIEEPIVKVRLTGQAAGIMTVRVAVTQKLREKIPAIAAVQLLS; translated from the exons ATGATGCAACCCTTGGTGGTGCCGAATCCCTCTCCTTGTACCGAAGCCGCCTCCTCTTCTGCTGTCGCGGCCTTCTTACCCTTCCGTCCGCTCTGTTCTAAG GAATCGGCCTTTCGGGGAACCAGAATTCCGATCGCGACGCGTGGGTTTCGGTCGCAGAGGGCTTCCTCTTTTCGTTGGATTACCAGATCTAGGAGGCCACCTG TGGTTAAATCAATTGCTACTCAAGACCCATTGGTTGATTTGCCCCTAACTGCTGAAAATGTCGAGTCAGTATTGGATGAAGTGCGTCCATATCTTATCGCTGATGGAGGAAATGTTGCACTTCATGAGATAGATGGAAATATTGTAAGACTAAAACTGCAAGGAGCGTGTGGGTCTTGTCCAAGTTCTGTAATGACGATGAAGATGGGCATTGAGCATCGGTTAATGGAAAAAATTCCAGAAATAGTTGCAGTGGAACCAATCACCGACCAAGAGACAGGGCTTCAGCTGAATGAAGAAAACATAGAGAAG GTACTCGACGAGATAAGGCCATACCTTGCTGGAACCGGTGGCGGTGAGCTTGAGCTAGTCAAAATTGAGGAGCCTATCGTGAAGGTTCGACTAACAGGCCAAGCTGCCGGCATCATGACAGTTCGAGTGGCAGTAACACAGAAGCTGCGAGAAAAGATACCTGCCATTGCGGCTGTTCAGCTTTTATCGTAG